A single window of Nocardioides kongjuensis DNA harbors:
- a CDS encoding beta-eliminating lyase-related protein — MADAATLSTAAQRRHDPEARQFASDNYAGVHPEVLAAIALANGGHQVSYGEDAYTEHLQTIMAGLFGDGVEAYPVFNGTGANVVGLQALTDRWGAVICAESAHINVDEGGAPERMGGLKLHTVATPGGKLTPELVDKHAWGFEDEHRAMPQVVSITQSTELGTLYTPDEIRALADHAHGLGMRLHLDGARLANAAAALDVPLRTFTSDAGVDVLSFGATKNGALAGEAVVILDPEGVSHLKHLRKLSMQLASKMRFVSVQFEALLADGLWLRLAGHANAMAQRLAAGVREIDGVEILYPVQANGVFARLPHDVSRRLMERHRFYFWDEAAGDVRWMCSFDTTEDDVDAFLGALREEMGRA; from the coding sequence GTGGCTGACGCCGCAACCCTGAGCACCGCCGCCCAGCGGCGGCACGACCCCGAGGCCCGCCAGTTCGCCAGCGACAACTACGCCGGCGTGCACCCCGAGGTGCTGGCCGCGATCGCGCTGGCCAACGGCGGCCACCAGGTGTCGTACGGCGAGGACGCCTACACCGAGCACCTCCAGACGATCATGGCCGGCCTGTTCGGCGACGGCGTCGAGGCGTACCCGGTCTTCAACGGCACCGGCGCCAACGTCGTCGGCCTGCAGGCGCTGACCGACCGCTGGGGCGCGGTGATCTGCGCCGAGAGCGCCCACATCAACGTCGACGAGGGCGGCGCCCCCGAGCGGATGGGCGGCCTCAAGCTGCACACCGTCGCCACCCCCGGCGGCAAGCTCACCCCCGAGCTGGTCGACAAGCACGCGTGGGGCTTCGAGGACGAGCACCGCGCGATGCCGCAGGTCGTCTCGATCACCCAGTCCACCGAGCTCGGCACGCTCTACACGCCCGACGAGATCCGCGCGCTCGCCGACCACGCCCACGGACTGGGCATGCGCCTGCACCTCGACGGCGCCCGGCTGGCGAACGCCGCGGCCGCGCTCGACGTACCGCTGCGGACCTTCACCTCCGACGCCGGCGTCGACGTGCTCTCCTTCGGCGCCACCAAGAACGGCGCCCTCGCCGGCGAGGCCGTCGTCATCCTCGACCCCGAGGGGGTCAGCCACCTCAAGCACCTGCGCAAGCTCTCGATGCAGCTGGCCAGCAAGATGCGCTTCGTCTCGGTGCAGTTCGAGGCGCTGCTCGCCGACGGCCTCTGGCTGCGGCTGGCCGGCCACGCCAACGCCATGGCGCAGCGGCTCGCCGCCGGCGTGCGCGAGATCGACGGCGTCGAGATCCTCTACCCGGTGCAGGCCAACGGCGTGTTCGCCCGGCTGCCCCACGACGTCAGCCGCCGGCTGATGGAGCGGCACCGCTTCTACTTCTGGGACGAGGCCGCCGGCGACGTGCGGTGGATGTGCTCCTTCGACACCACCGAGGACGACGTCGACGCCTTCCTCGGCGCGCTGCGCGAGGAGATGGGCCGGGCCTGA
- a CDS encoding VanW family protein produces MTFWESESATDGKTERPGGKVVVVVVVLLLLLAGGGYAAAHAVAGDKVPTGTTISGVEVGGLTRSAAIEKLERTFGPRADSPITVSVGHQGASGKVNDADVEPGDIGLAIDYAASVDAAGAGDSWSPARQWDYFTGGGKVDAVVDVDEELLDEKLSELSQGLGTPPRDGTVTFSAEGVQTTQPQAGQAVDRDQARAAITDAFLTGEKSVELEVAPAQPEIDAADVAEALDSFANPAMANAVTLQFGENDVKLTPAKFAPVLSMQPENGELVPHVDEAALTELVKGATANGAPVDATVKINKSGKPKVVPAKPGVTFDSGEAAQVFLGLLTAPDGSRSGPVTAQVTDAAFTTKDAENLKIVDKVSEFSTYYPHADYRNINIGRAAELIDGTLLKPGEEFSLNGIVGERTAANGFTEGYIISNGILKKDLGGGVSQMATTTFNAMFFAGLKDIQHKPHSFYIDRYPVGREATVAWPTVDLRFQNDTEYGVLIHAWVVPSTWSRQGKVTVQMWSTKTWDIDSKTSARYATVPPKVRTLTTPDCEPNTGWSGFQVDVTRIFRKHGDSAVDHTEKFHTVYTPADTVKCEKPPAPTPGGTPDPGQ; encoded by the coding sequence GTGACGTTCTGGGAGTCCGAGTCCGCGACGGACGGCAAGACTGAACGACCCGGCGGCAAGGTCGTCGTGGTCGTGGTCGTGCTGCTCCTCCTGCTCGCCGGTGGCGGGTACGCCGCTGCGCACGCCGTCGCGGGCGACAAGGTCCCGACCGGCACCACCATCTCGGGCGTCGAGGTCGGCGGCCTGACCCGGTCCGCGGCGATCGAGAAGCTCGAGAGGACCTTCGGCCCGCGTGCCGACAGCCCGATCACCGTGAGCGTCGGCCACCAGGGCGCGAGCGGCAAGGTCAACGACGCCGACGTCGAGCCCGGCGACATCGGCCTGGCCATCGACTACGCCGCCTCCGTCGACGCCGCCGGCGCCGGGGACTCGTGGAGCCCGGCACGCCAGTGGGACTACTTCACCGGCGGCGGCAAGGTCGACGCCGTCGTCGACGTCGACGAGGAGCTCCTCGACGAGAAGCTGAGCGAGCTCTCCCAGGGCCTCGGCACCCCGCCCAGGGACGGCACGGTCACCTTCTCCGCCGAGGGCGTGCAGACCACGCAGCCGCAGGCCGGCCAGGCCGTCGACCGTGACCAGGCCCGCGCCGCGATCACCGACGCCTTCCTGACCGGTGAGAAGAGCGTCGAGCTCGAGGTGGCGCCGGCCCAGCCCGAGATCGACGCCGCCGACGTCGCCGAGGCGCTCGACTCCTTCGCCAACCCGGCGATGGCGAACGCCGTGACCCTGCAGTTCGGCGAGAACGACGTGAAGCTCACGCCGGCCAAGTTCGCGCCGGTCCTCTCGATGCAGCCCGAGAACGGCGAGCTCGTCCCGCACGTCGACGAGGCCGCCCTGACCGAGCTGGTCAAGGGCGCCACCGCCAACGGCGCCCCGGTGGACGCCACGGTCAAGATCAACAAGTCGGGCAAGCCGAAGGTCGTCCCGGCCAAGCCCGGCGTCACCTTCGACTCCGGCGAGGCGGCCCAGGTCTTCCTCGGCCTGCTGACCGCGCCGGACGGATCGCGCAGCGGCCCGGTGACCGCGCAGGTCACCGATGCCGCCTTCACGACGAAGGACGCCGAGAACCTCAAGATCGTCGACAAGGTCTCGGAGTTCTCGACGTACTACCCCCACGCCGACTACCGCAACATCAACATCGGCCGCGCCGCCGAGCTGATCGACGGCACCCTCCTCAAGCCCGGCGAGGAGTTCTCGCTCAACGGCATCGTCGGCGAGCGCACCGCCGCCAACGGCTTCACCGAGGGCTACATCATCAGCAACGGCATCCTCAAGAAGGACCTCGGCGGCGGCGTCTCCCAGATGGCGACGACCACCTTCAACGCCATGTTCTTCGCGGGCCTCAAGGACATCCAGCACAAGCCGCACTCGTTCTACATCGACCGCTACCCGGTCGGCCGCGAGGCCACCGTCGCCTGGCCGACGGTCGACCTGCGCTTCCAGAACGACACCGAGTACGGCGTCCTCATCCACGCCTGGGTGGTCCCGAGCACCTGGTCGCGCCAGGGCAAGGTCACCGTCCAGATGTGGTCCACCAAGACGTGGGACATCGACTCGAAGACCTCGGCCCGCTACGCCACGGTCCCGCCGAAGGTCCGCACGCTCACCACGCCCGACTGCGAGCCGAACACCGGCTGGTCCGGCTTCCAGGTCGACGTCACCCGGATCTTCCGCAAGCACGGCGACAGCGCCGTCGACCACACCGAGAAGTTCCACACGGTCTACACGCCTGCCGACACCGTGAAGTGCGAGAAGCCGCCGGCCCCGACCCCCGGAGGCACCCCCGACCCGGGGCAGTAG
- a CDS encoding SDR family oxidoreductase: protein MTRVIAVAGAGGPAGRAAVRRLAAGGAVVAAADADRARLDGLEAETSVVDLLDLAATQAWVDDVVARHGRLDGVVHLVGGWRGGKGLSVEALDHWAVLEPLLVRTLQHTSLAAQSALVESGGRFVVVSAAGAGQPSAGNASYAAAKAAAEAWTLALAHAFGRAGGDAAATILVVKALLDDAMRAARPDAAFDGFTHVDDLAETIAGLWDRPSAELNGERLWLTPQP, encoded by the coding sequence ATGACCCGCGTCATCGCGGTCGCCGGTGCCGGCGGCCCTGCGGGGCGTGCCGCGGTGCGCCGGCTCGCGGCCGGTGGTGCCGTGGTCGCGGCCGCCGACGCCGACCGGGCGCGACTCGACGGCCTGGAGGCCGAGACCAGCGTCGTGGACCTTCTCGACCTGGCCGCGACGCAGGCCTGGGTGGACGACGTCGTCGCCCGGCACGGTCGCCTCGACGGAGTCGTGCACCTCGTCGGCGGCTGGCGAGGCGGCAAGGGCCTGAGCGTCGAGGCGCTCGACCACTGGGCGGTCCTCGAGCCGCTCCTGGTCCGCACGCTGCAGCACACCTCGCTGGCCGCGCAGTCGGCCCTGGTCGAGTCCGGTGGCCGGTTCGTGGTGGTCAGCGCCGCCGGTGCCGGGCAGCCGAGCGCCGGCAACGCGTCGTACGCCGCCGCCAAGGCCGCTGCCGAGGCCTGGACCCTCGCCCTGGCCCACGCCTTCGGCCGGGCCGGCGGGGACGCCGCCGCTACGATCCTGGTGGTCAAGGCCCTGCTCGACGACGCGATGCGCGCCGCCCGCCCGGACGCCGCCTTCGACGGCTTCACCCACGTCGACGACCTGGCCGAGACGATCGCCGGTCTGTGGGACCGGCCGAGCGCCGAGCTGAACGGAGAGCGACTGTGGCTGACGCCGCAACCCTGA
- a CDS encoding IS110 family transposase produces the protein MTPAVFAGADTHADTIHVAAIDGYGRDLGDGEFPTTPAGYRDALAFLASFGSVQVFGIEGTSSYGAGLAVVARTAGIAVREVIRPEATVRRMQGKSDLIDAYQAARAAMTGRAKTAPKAEDVEGLRALLSTRRSAAKARTAAMNQIHAQLITAPVEIRERYRKLSDKRLIDALAACRPGSRGGVVATVLLGLKMLAQRHRFLGQQIELLDDQLRGLVAAINLNLISARGIGPVTAAQLLLTAGGNPERLASETSFAALCGTAPVPASSGKTTRYRLSRGGDRHANSALHTIATVRMASDPRTREFVATQRAKNRSNPEILRILKRAIAREVFKLLQNPNALTGIADLRRIRREKNLPIRVVVEQLGTTLNHVSRIERGVAFDREFTQRYRTWLQAA, from the coding sequence GTGACCCCTGCCGTCTTCGCGGGCGCTGACACCCACGCCGACACGATCCACGTGGCCGCGATCGACGGCTACGGTCGCGATCTCGGCGACGGCGAGTTCCCCACGACGCCGGCGGGCTACCGCGACGCCTTGGCCTTCCTCGCGTCGTTCGGTTCGGTACAGGTCTTCGGGATCGAAGGCACCAGCTCCTACGGAGCAGGGCTGGCCGTTGTGGCCCGCACGGCCGGGATCGCGGTGCGGGAGGTGATCCGTCCCGAAGCCACGGTGCGGCGGATGCAGGGCAAGTCCGACCTGATCGACGCTTACCAGGCGGCCCGTGCCGCCATGACCGGTCGCGCGAAGACCGCGCCGAAGGCCGAGGACGTCGAGGGACTTCGAGCGCTTCTCAGCACGCGACGTTCAGCCGCCAAGGCACGTACTGCGGCGATGAACCAGATTCACGCACAGTTGATCACCGCGCCCGTCGAGATCCGTGAGAGGTACCGGAAGCTGAGCGACAAGCGGTTGATCGACGCGCTCGCTGCCTGCCGCCCCGGCTCCCGCGGTGGAGTGGTGGCCACCGTGCTGCTCGGGTTGAAGATGCTGGCCCAGCGCCACCGGTTCCTCGGCCAGCAGATCGAGCTGCTCGACGACCAGCTCCGCGGCCTGGTCGCGGCGATCAACCTGAACCTGATCTCGGCACGCGGCATCGGACCGGTGACCGCTGCGCAGCTGCTCCTCACCGCGGGCGGCAACCCCGAGCGCCTGGCCAGCGAGACATCCTTCGCTGCCCTGTGCGGCACCGCACCGGTCCCGGCATCGTCGGGCAAGACCACCCGATACCGGCTCTCTCGTGGCGGGGATCGTCACGCCAACTCCGCGCTGCACACGATCGCGACCGTGCGGATGGCCAGCGACCCCCGCACCCGCGAGTTCGTCGCCACCCAGCGCGCCAAGAACCGCAGCAACCCCGAGATCCTGCGAATCCTCAAACGCGCCATCGCCCGCGAGGTGTTCAAGCTGCTCCAGAACCCGAACGCGCTTACCGGAATCGCCGACCTACGACGCATCCGACGCGAGAAGAACCTGCCTATCCGAGTCGTGGTCGAACAGCTCGGCACCACCCTGAACCATGTCAGCCGCATCGAACGCGGAGTCGCGTTCGACCGCGAGTTCACCCAGCGCTACCGAACCTGGCTCCAAGCCGCTTGA
- a CDS encoding HNH endonuclease signature motif containing protein, with product MDLGTRPRSTAPVLSRLSAGIQVRNQLLVEEWAAIVEWASDHIVTGPEGAATITEGYLDTGVPIAGAGAPLVSEFALMELVAVLGRTPDGGKAYVGRVIECAWRLPNVYDAVVAGRLAPWRAERIADLTRGLSAEAAGFVDRQLWNASGIGWAQLERLVAEAMLRFDPDNAETDRAKAADHRHFDIGDVDEHGLVHLDGLMDAADGHDLDQAVARRAEVLGRLGDDSSLDVRRSKAAAELARQDLALDLLVPDPATGEVVATVPGRKVVLNVHVTDTTLAGRNPVGRWEEGRSPVTTAQIREWLRSKSTTIIVRPVIDLADHLPVTAYEIPDRHKTRVALRDHTCRFPHCTRPATRCDIDHAKPHDRGGPTCPCNLVPLCRRHHRAKTHSTWRYESPMPGSYVWTSPNGFRFRVDHRGTHPVHDTGDPSPPDE from the coding sequence ATGGATCTCGGAACCAGGCCCCGTTCGACAGCCCCGGTGCTGTCACGGTTGAGCGCCGGGATCCAGGTCCGCAACCAGCTCCTCGTCGAGGAATGGGCGGCGATCGTGGAGTGGGCGAGCGACCACATCGTGACCGGGCCCGAGGGTGCGGCGACGATCACCGAGGGCTACCTCGACACCGGTGTCCCGATCGCCGGGGCGGGTGCCCCGCTGGTCAGCGAGTTCGCGTTGATGGAGCTCGTCGCGGTCCTCGGCCGCACCCCTGACGGTGGCAAGGCCTACGTCGGGCGGGTGATCGAGTGCGCGTGGCGATTGCCGAACGTCTACGACGCCGTGGTGGCGGGGCGGTTGGCTCCGTGGCGTGCTGAGCGGATCGCGGACCTCACCCGTGGCCTGTCGGCTGAGGCGGCGGGGTTCGTGGACCGGCAGCTGTGGAACGCCTCCGGCATCGGGTGGGCCCAGCTCGAACGCCTCGTCGCGGAGGCGATGTTGCGGTTCGACCCCGACAATGCCGAGACCGACCGGGCCAAGGCTGCCGACCACCGGCACTTCGACATCGGTGACGTCGACGAGCACGGGCTCGTGCACCTCGACGGGCTGATGGATGCCGCCGACGGGCACGACCTCGACCAAGCCGTCGCACGCAGAGCCGAGGTTCTCGGTCGGCTCGGGGACGACTCGTCACTCGACGTGCGCCGCTCCAAGGCCGCTGCCGAGCTCGCCCGCCAGGACCTGGCCCTGGACCTGTTGGTCCCGGACCCCGCCACCGGGGAGGTCGTCGCGACCGTCCCCGGCCGCAAGGTCGTCCTCAACGTGCACGTCACCGACACCACCCTTGCTGGCCGGAACCCGGTCGGGCGGTGGGAGGAAGGCCGCAGCCCCGTCACCACCGCCCAGATCCGCGAATGGCTGCGTTCGAAGAGCACCACGATCATCGTGCGCCCGGTGATCGACCTCGCCGACCATCTCCCCGTCACGGCCTACGAGATCCCCGACCGCCACAAGACCCGGGTCGCGTTGCGCGACCACACCTGCCGCTTCCCCCACTGCACCCGCCCCGCGACCCGGTGCGACATCGACCATGCAAAGCCTCACGACCGGGGCGGACCGACCTGTCCCTGCAACCTCGTCCCACTCTGCCGACGGCACCACCGCGCCAAGACCCACTCGACCTGGCGGTACGAGTCCCCGATGCCCGGGTCCTACGTGTGGACCAGTCCCAACGGGTTCCGGTTCCGGGTCGACCACCGCGGCACCCACCCCGTGCACGACACCGGCGACCCCAGCCCGCCGGACGAGTAG
- the mshB gene encoding N-acetyl-1-D-myo-inositol-2-amino-2-deoxy-alpha-D-glucopyranoside deacetylase — MTATAAHRLLLVHAHPDDESIGQGATMAKYVAEGRGVTLVTCTAGEMGEILVPELEHLAADKEDRLGEHRRGELDAAMKALGVTDHRFLGGFGTYRDSGMKWHEDGHAVAADDIHANAFWHADLTEAATHLVAVIREVRPQVLVAYDEFGGYGHPDHIQAHRVAMYAAQLAAAPSYRRDLGEAWEIAKIYWGAISESRIREGLRRIREAGDTTTFEGMDPDGDLPPMFRPDEDISCEVDASDHVEQKLDALRAHATQITTDGPFFALSNNQGAQAFGREQYRLVKGAAGPLDPETGWETDLFAGIPGE, encoded by the coding sequence ATGACCGCAACTGCCGCCCACCGGCTGCTCCTCGTGCACGCCCACCCCGACGACGAGTCGATCGGCCAGGGCGCCACCATGGCGAAGTACGTCGCGGAGGGCCGGGGGGTCACGCTGGTGACCTGCACCGCCGGCGAGATGGGCGAGATCCTGGTGCCCGAGCTCGAGCACCTCGCCGCCGACAAGGAGGACCGCCTCGGCGAGCACCGCCGCGGCGAGCTGGACGCCGCGATGAAGGCGCTCGGGGTCACCGACCACCGCTTCCTCGGCGGCTTCGGCACCTACCGCGACTCCGGCATGAAGTGGCACGAGGACGGCCACGCCGTCGCGGCCGACGACATCCACGCCAACGCCTTCTGGCACGCCGACCTGACCGAGGCCGCCACCCACCTGGTCGCGGTGATCCGCGAGGTGCGGCCCCAGGTGCTGGTCGCCTACGACGAGTTCGGCGGCTACGGCCACCCCGACCACATCCAGGCCCACCGGGTCGCGATGTACGCCGCCCAGCTGGCCGCGGCGCCGTCGTACCGCCGCGACCTGGGGGAGGCCTGGGAGATCGCGAAGATCTACTGGGGCGCCATCTCGGAGAGCCGGATCCGCGAGGGCCTGCGCCGCATCCGCGAGGCCGGGGACACCACGACCTTCGAGGGCATGGACCCCGACGGCGACCTGCCGCCGATGTTCCGCCCCGACGAGGACATCTCCTGCGAGGTCGACGCCAGCGACCACGTCGAGCAGAAGCTCGACGCGCTGCGTGCGCACGCCACCCAGATCACGACAGACGGCCCGTTCTTCGCGCTGTCGAACAACCAGGGGGCGCAGGCGTTCGGGCGTGAGCAGTACCGCCTGGTGAAGGGGGCCGCCGGCCCGCTCGACCCCGAGACCGGTTGGGAGACCGACCTGTTCGCCGGCATCCCCGGCGAGTGA